Genomic window (Dolosigranulum savutiense):
AGGCGGCTAGCATGAATGTCACTACATTTTTCACTTAATAATACACCATGATGAATAATATATTAATCATCTGATTTTCTTTTATAATAATCCCATAGACTTATAAAAAAGTAATACAATAGTAATGGGATAAGTAAATCTACCAAATCATTCCAAGTGCCTTTTCGAATCAAAAACACCCAAGTAATAGATCCAAATATCCACCAAAACGGCAAACCTATATAATGTGTTTTGAAATTGTTTTTATCTATTCTCATAAAGCACATTTTCCCCCTATAAATTCATACAACTGCTAACAACACCTTTATCAGTCAGATACAAGCGTGGAAAACAGCTCCTCCTCTCTTATTGTGCTATTATTCTCAGTGAATCCACTACAATTTCATTTTATATTATAATCCACCTTTAAAAATATAAACCCCATATGATTATTCGATTGACTAAAGGCACTCCGTGTTCGGAATGGCTTATCATCATTCATCGAAGAACTTTTTATATCCCCAAAATAGCAGCCCAATCACAACAACCACTCCTACTACCACGATGGCAGTTTCTCCATAAGTTGAGACTCCAAATAATGACCCGCTATATCTGAGAAGCGTCAACAATACCATCGCAATAATGAATACCCAAAATATCGGTGGTCTTTTTTTATTCATAGTTTTCATCCTCCAATAGCCCCATAAATCTACACTCTCTTAAATATCGCAAGTTCTTGCGAGGATAACGTATTTTTTCCGATCCAGTCAATTTTTTAATGGCTTTATCTATAAGCTTTGAACTCCACCAATCACTTAAATAAAAGTAAACAGCTTCTTGTTGATAGACAAACGACACACAATAATAGCCATACCGCCTAGTGAACGAAAAATGGTGGATAGCTTCATGGTCAATGGCTTCTAAATTCACACGGGTAAATTCGTGCTGTTCATTTTGGGTCAACAGTATGACCTGACTGGACGTAAAGACTAAAAAGTACGTATCGAGTAACAAATGTCTTAACTGCCAAGAAAAAGCAACGATCGCATGAAAACTTGGTCGATATCCCTTCTCCATTCTGACATAATTGTGATTTATCTCAATATTCTCTCGACGAAGAAATCTCTCTAATTGTGCTGCTTCTTCTATTGTCCAATGCATGATTTAATCTAATCCACACGATACTAACGCAACCGCCGCATTGGTTACGATACTGACATTCAATATCATTGACATAATAATCAACAATTTCTTCATTAAAAATCCTCCTCATGAATTGTAACTTGTCGCACCACAAATCTAAATCTCTTACTCTCCCTTCTTATTTTAATCTCAGATACAGTTTATCACATATATAAATCGTTTTTAAATTGGTTTTTGCTTATATTTTGACTGTATACATAACAACAAAACAGCACCTCCAAACCAGAAGATAATCTAGTCCAGACATGCTGTAGTCGTCTTGCTTAGTCAATCATTATATTTTTCTCTTCACCTTTTAGATAACTAATCGTCGTGTCGAAGACGATTTCGGCACGGTTAGTCATCGCTTCATCAGTCAGGTAGGCGACGTGCGGGGTTAAGATCGCGTTCTTAGCAGACAACAGCGGATAATCGCTTGGTAGCGGCGGTTCCATATCGAAGACGTCAAGTCCAGCTCCAGCAATCTTCTCTTCATTCAACAGTTCTGCCAGTGCTTCGTTGTCGACGATTGGCCCACGTGCACAGTTAATTAAGATGGCATCTTCTTGCATTAATGCAAGTTTCTCGTGGGAAATCAATCCTCGCGTTTGCTCGTTATTCGGCACATGAATGGTGATAATATCACTGCGCTTCATTAGCTCATCTAGGGCAACGTATTCAATGCCCAACTCTTTCGCGCGATCACGCTCACTACGGCTATAGGCAATTAAATTCACCCCAAATGCTTTAAATAACTCCGCTGTCTTCAGGCCAATATTGCCCGTACCGATAATGCCGACCGTCTTCCCGTGCAGTTCACGTCCTTGGACTTGTCCAGGAAACTTGTCACTACGGATAGCTTGATTCCCCCTAGAAATCTGTCGGTACACATCCAAGGTTAAGCCAATGACTAATTCAGCCACGGATTGATCAGAATACCCGGCTGCATTCGCAATCTGAATCCCCAACTCCTTAGCAGTCTTCTGGTCAACATGATCAATACCGGTGAAGGCGACATTAATTAACTTCAAGTTTTTCGCATGCTCGAACGCTTCTCTCGGGTACGGATTATTGGCAATCATGACAATATCTGCATCTTCACTGCGCCGAGCTAATTCATCACGGTCCGTCGTCTTCTCCGGGTAATAGATAAATTCATGTCCAAGGTCTTCAATCGGTTGAGCTAATTCGTCAATAAGGTCCTTGCTTACATTCAATGGTTCTAATAAAGCAACTTTCATGCTATCCTCTCCTTTATTCTAATGATCGTATAAGTCGTCTAATTGACCCATCCGATGAACATCTGCCAGCTCACTACCAGCTAATTGGTTGGTTAAGTCTTGGACGGTCTGGTCTAGACCGGGAATCATCAACTCTCCTGCAATCTCACAGAGCGGCACTAAGACGAAGGCCCGCTCCTGCATGCGCGGATGGGGTACAATCAATGTCTCATTATTGATCTGTTGTTGACCGTACACCAAGATGTCCAAGTCAATCGTGCGTGGCCCATTCTTAATGGTCCGAACGCGCCCCAATGCCTGTTCAATCTCATGCAGAACATGCAATAAATCGCTCGGTGATAAGGTTGTCTGCAATGTAGCCACCATATTATAAAAATCATCTTGAGCTGTATAGCCTTTCGGGGCGGTGTTGTAGACGTTGGATGTTTTGGCGACGATAATACTCGGGTGTGCCTTTAGTTTCTCAATGGCTTGCAATAAGTAACTTGCCTTGGGTTGAATATTGCTCCCAAGTGCGATGTAGACGGTATGCATAGTGAACCAACTCTCTGTATAATCTCACACTCATTTTACCACTGCCACCTGCCTATTGAAAATAAAACGTTTGCGTGGTTAATTTGCTTAAACCGCTTTAAATCTGTAGTATAATTTGTGTGAGCCTTATTAACTGTCCACATTGGCTACATCCTAAGAGAGATTTTCATGAAGACGCTAATGAGCTTATCTTTGAATAGTTTATTACTATCTAATTCAGTTCAAACCGTTGTCCTTGCTAACGAGAGTGATACCTATATTCATACGGAGAAAACTTCACCATAACTATGACTCCGAAAAAAACCAGTAATTATCCAAAAATTTATAGAACTAATTTATAGAACTATTGAACGAATTTAAGAGAAATCTATTATGGTCTTTTCCTTCAAGTTCAAAAAACATTCTATCGAACTCAAGCAAAAATTAGCTAGCCTGCTTCTGAAACCACTATAATTTTTACATTAAACAAACTCCCCGTGAAAACTGTCTGTGACAGTGTTTTACGGGGAGTATTTTGGTATCGTTATTCTGTCCAGCAACTCCAACTATATTCATAGCTTCATCAGATAACTACTGCAAGCTCACTTAGCTTCCTGGCTAATATTCGATTTTTACAAATCGGCTCTTCGCATTCATGTAGAGGATAATGGTGTACAGTACGAACAATCCGATTACGATCGAGATAGCGGTGGTGAAGGTGATCTGGCCACTGTAGAAGAGGGTCTTGTAGCTATTGGGGAAGATGTAGCGTAAGGTGTCTAATTTCGCTGCGAGTTCTGCTAGCAGGGAGAAAAAGACGGTGCCCATAATCGTGATGCCTGGCGAAAAGTATAGCGATAAATTGATGGCTACTAGAATAATGATGATATCAATAGCGATGGCTGCGATTAACTCGATTATCAGATAAGACCAGGCCGATGCTCCTGTCGGGATAAGTGCTCCCGAAGAGCCGATAGTAGGGACGATATAAAAATAATAGGTGATAATGGTGGCCATAGCGAGTATCAACATATACACACCGTACACGCCTAGCAAGGCTGTGACTTTACCGGTGAATACTTTCTTGCGATTGATATCCTTGAATAAAAACAACAACCCATTATTGATCTCTACATAAAATATGGTGGCTATCACGTAACTGATAATGATCACTGGAGCGAGCATTTGATTCGCACCAACCAGTAGTCTGCTGTAAGCTTCCAGCAATGTCACGTTCGCCAAATTATCTAATTGCATAAAATTCACTTGAAACAATTGCCCGATGAAGACAAGTGGTGGATACAGCGCGAATGCTAAATAAAGCCAGACCTCCCACTTCATTAAGTTATTTTTTAACAGCACTTGGTTAAATGTTGTCATTAGTCATTCTCCTGATTCTATTCACGTTAATACTCCACCTTGCTAAATTGCCGATGCAACAAGGTGTACGCACTCACGACATACACCACACACAAGAAAACTAGCAGCATAAAACTCATACTAAACGTCATCTGTCCAACATTAAATAGCTCGCGATAACTCATTGGCGATAAGTAATTCAAGCCATCGACTCGGCTAATAGCTTGCATGAGGAACAGGAAGAAAATCGTCCCCAACACTGTGACACCTGTTGAGAATCGTACAGATAAATTAGCTGCTACCAATATCACCACAATGTCTATCCCGAACAGCCCTAACACGCCTAACACGCTATAATACGTCACAGGTGCTACACTACCTAGAAGCGAAAAGGTGCCACCTTTCATCTGGATAACGAAGAAGTAGTAAACCACTAACGATGAGAGCATGACCAACAATAGATACAACCCATACGTTTTCATCAGCGAGAACACCTTTGAATTCATAACTTTTTTTCGATTAATATCTTTGTATAAAAATAAAATCCCCTTGTTAATTTCGCCGTAGAACATCGTAGAGGCAATATAGGCAATGACGATAGCTGGCAGAATCATGCCATCAATAATCCCTAGCGTCGTTCCATAAAAATCAAGAAAGTTCATCTCCGAAAAATCGCCCGTTAAACGCAAGAATTTCGTGTCCATTAATTCCGTCACAAAAACAAGGAGTGGCAGAAGGGTAAATGCTAGATATACCCATACTTCTTTTTTGCGCAATGTATTATGAAATACAACTTGGTTAAGTTTACTCATGGTCTCTGCTCCCTTTGAAATATTGATTTAATGCATTTTCTTTGGTAAAAATCTTTTTGATATTATGGCTAGCTGTAATGGCACCCAAAATTTGGTGGAAGGCTGCACTATTTGAATCGACTTCAATTTGTTTACCGTCTTCCGAGATGGCCTGAATAGCTTCATATGCACTGAATAACGCGTCTCTGTCTTGCATCGCATCGACTAATTCAATCACAGTGACTTCAACAGCTGCTTTGCCAAATTGTTTCTTAAGTGCGCCACCCTCAATATACAAATAACGATCACAAATGGCTTCTAATTCATTCAATTGATGACTTGAGACAATAATTGATGTGCCACGATCTGCAGCCCACTGCTTCAAAATACGCATCAGATCATTCACGCCATCTGGATCCAATCCTACAAATGGTTCATCTAAAATCATAAATTCAGGATTCGTCACTAAACTCATTGCCAGTGACAAGCGCTGTTTCATCCCAAAAGAGAACCCATCTGGCTTAAAATCTTTCTTGTGCCATAACTCAACTGTTTCCAGTACGGACTGAATATTTTTCTTATATTCTGATTGATCGTGAATATCTAAGTAAAATTCTATATTTTGTTTCACCGTTAAATGACTGTAATAAACCGTCTCAATCATCAACCCAAATGGACGCAAGACATTATCTTCTGAGAATATATCCAGCCCTCTATATCGAATAACTCCAGTCGTTGGGAAGTGAGACTTCGCTAACAACTTAAGTAACGTCGTCTTCCCTGCACCATTCTTCCCGATTAAACCAACGATTTCTCCTTTTTCTATCGTAAAACTGACATCCTTTAGTGAATAAAAATCATTACCACTATATTGCTTGCTTACATTACTTACGTCTAACATGCGAAAAATCTCCTCTACTTAAATATTGAATAAAATATAATACGGATAGATTCAATGCGAAAACAAAAATTAATTGACTCATATCTGCTAATCCTGGTTCAAGTCCCATTGTCATATTCCCGCTACGATATGTGTGCTGTCTAATAAATTCATCAAAATTGATATTATTTTCCATCAGTATCGCAAAAATAGCATAACCTGTCGTTGTAATCGTAGAAATGATACCACTTCCTATTAATACATTCTCTGTTTGTACATAATAATCAATTACTATATTGCCCATTAACGGTAATACATATGATATTACAGCAAACATCAAAAGAGACATTGATACATTTAAATAAATCCCTGTACCAAAAATTATCAATGTACTAATAAGTGACAATAATATTTTTCTATACATTTTACTTACTCCTTATACAAATTTCCCAATTAACATATTATGTAACCAATGAATAGCCATACAATCTTGTAATCCATACTTTTCATATACATAATACAACAGCATGCTTATCGGAAATTTAGTCACTAAGTTAAATAACAAATTACTACTTCACATTTTTTTCGTTATAAACTAAGTGGAATCTACCCAAATTAATCTGATTACAACTAAATAATTTTCTTAATGTTTTAAGCATTTTCTTCCCTCCCTTCCGTCTATAATTTATAATACCTTTCTTGTGTTAGTTAGAGAGAATTTTTTCCTATTCGTTATCTTTTGGCTCCTAAACGTAATATCTGTCAAGCACCCTAACGGTTAGAAGCATTATTACTACGTTTACGATGACTAAATTACCGTAACCACAATGAATATTAATCTATATATAATTATTATTTGGAGGAGATTTTAATGACAAATCTAATTAGAAAAAGGACATTAAGGTACTTAAGGAACGTTAATTACATAAAATTTACGGTGGTTATAGTAATAAAACAAATACACATCGTGCTATATTTAACTGTTTACTGTCAAAACATAAAAGATGCTAGACATAAATATTAATAACATGATAAAATACCCTTATATAGATAATTTATAAGGGTGTTTTTATGTTTGTTAATCCAATCATTCTATTTATTTATGAAATATTGCTTGACGTAGCTTTGTTCTTCACTACGTTCAATTTTTTATTCACTCAAAATAAACCTGTCTTAAAGAGAATTTTTGTAAGTATATCAGTTCCCGTTGTTTGGATTTTTTCTATGATTATACATGATCTTTTTTATGCCACTGATATTGTGGCTTTACTATATGGTTTAGTGTTGTATGGCATATTTTTTTCGTTGAAAAGAATAAATTTCGAAGTACTTAATTCAATTCTTCTACTCGTTTATACTAAAGGAATTGTAGAATTCTTGGTTGCTTTACCCATCAATACCCTAAAATATTACAATTTACATAACCACATATTAGTCATGATTACTACAAAGATACTAACGTTTATTATGTCAATTGCTATTTATAAAAAAATCTACCCATATTTTACATCCAATATTGACCAAGTTAAGGCAAAAAAAATAGTAACATACTCACTATTAATCCTCAATATTTTATTCTCATCATATTTTATCTTTATTCAATGGTTTGATTTGTATCATAAACTTCTTTATTTTACACTTACCATAACTATCATATTTGTAATCATTACTGTAGGTTTTTTATATGCTTTACACAAATATTTACAATTAAAATTCCAACACGAACTATCCAATCAACATTTAGAAGCACTCACTAAATATAATCATATTGTCGAAGAAGAAACCTATAAAACTAAAGAATTTCAACACGACTATAAAAATTTAATGCTATCCACCACCAGTTTTATTGAAAACAATGACTTAGCTGGTCTGAAAGAAATGATGCATTCATTAATCGATTATTCCAAAGACTATTTCAGTCACTCAACATTTCAATATAAAGATATTCATAATATCAAACATCCTGCTCTAAAGAGTATTATTCTAGCTAAATTAGTTACCTTTACCGAATTGGGAATTACCTGTCAATTTGAATGTCGTAAGCCACTAGATAATATATATATAGATACATTTGATTTCATTCGTGTGGTCGGTATCCTATTAGATAATGCACAAGAATACGTTACGACAATTGAAGAAAAACATATTGAAATATTGATTACTAGCCACACCAAAATGATGGAACTTGTTATTTCTAATCCCTACATACCTGATCATTACACCCTCCGTAATTTTAAACAAGAAGGATTTTCTCTGAAAGGGAATGATCGCGGAATGGGATTATCAACAATAACTAAAATTGAGAAAAAACATGATAATCTCACAGTGTTATTCGAAAAGAACACCATTTTTTCTGCAAAAATTATTACTACCAAA
Coding sequences:
- a CDS encoding 2-hydroxyacid dehydrogenase yields the protein MKVALLEPLNVSKDLIDELAQPIEDLGHEFIYYPEKTTDRDELARRSEDADIVMIANNPYPREAFEHAKNLKLINVAFTGIDHVDQKTAKELGIQIANAAGYSDQSVAELVIGLTLDVYRQISRGNQAIRSDKFPGQVQGRELHGKTVGIIGTGNIGLKTAELFKAFGVNLIAYSRSERDRAKELGIEYVALDELMKRSDIITIHVPNNEQTRGLISHEKLALMQEDAILINCARGPIVDNEALAELLNEEKIAGAGLDVFDMEPPLPSDYPLLSAKNAILTPHVAYLTDEAMTNRAEIVFDTTISYLKGEEKNIMID
- the folK gene encoding 2-amino-4-hydroxy-6-hydroxymethyldihydropteridine diphosphokinase, whose protein sequence is MHTVYIALGSNIQPKASYLLQAIEKLKAHPSIIVAKTSNVYNTAPKGYTAQDDFYNMVATLQTTLSPSDLLHVLHEIEQALGRVRTIKNGPRTIDLDILVYGQQQINNETLIVPHPRMQERAFVLVPLCEIAGELMIPGLDQTVQDLTNQLAGSELADVHRMGQLDDLYDH
- a CDS encoding ABC transporter ATP-binding protein — its product is MLDVSNVSKQYSGNDFYSLKDVSFTIEKGEIVGLIGKNGAGKTTLLKLLAKSHFPTTGVIRYRGLDIFSEDNVLRPFGLMIETVYYSHLTVKQNIEFYLDIHDQSEYKKNIQSVLETVELWHKKDFKPDGFSFGMKQRLSLAMSLVTNPEFMILDEPFVGLDPDGVNDLMRILKQWAADRGTSIIVSSHQLNELEAICDRYLYIEGGALKKQFGKAAVEVTVIELVDAMQDRDALFSAYEAIQAISEDGKQIEVDSNSAAFHQILGAITASHNIKKIFTKENALNQYFKGSRDHE
- a CDS encoding Msa family membrane protein translates to MYRKILLSLISTLIIFGTGIYLNVSMSLLMFAVISYVLPLMGNIVIDYYVQTENVLIGSGIISTITTTGYAIFAILMENNINFDEFIRQHTYRSGNMTMGLEPGLADMSQLIFVFALNLSVLYFIQYLSRGDFSHVRRK
- a CDS encoding GHKL domain-containing protein, whose translation is MFVNPIILFIYEILLDVALFFTTFNFLFTQNKPVLKRIFVSISVPVVWIFSMIIHDLFYATDIVALLYGLVLYGIFFSLKRINFEVLNSILLLVYTKGIVEFLVALPINTLKYYNLHNHILVMITTKILTFIMSIAIYKKIYPYFTSNIDQVKAKKIVTYSLLILNILFSSYFIFIQWFDLYHKLLYFTLTITIIFVIITVGFLYALHKYLQLKFQHELSNQHLEALTKYNHIVEEETYKTKEFQHDYKNLMLSTTSFIENNDLAGLKEMMHSLIDYSKDYFSHSTFQYKDIHNIKHPALKSIILAKLVTFTELGITCQFECRKPLDNIYIDTFDFIRVVGILLDNAQEYVTTIEEKHIEILITSHTKMMELVISNPYIPDHYTLRNFKQEGFSLKGNDRGMGLSTITKIEKKHDNLTVLFEKNTIFSAKIITTKL